One Cricetulus griseus strain 17A/GY chromosome 5, alternate assembly CriGri-PICRH-1.0, whole genome shotgun sequence genomic window carries:
- the Smg7 gene encoding protein SMG7 isoform X2 translates to MTDSKLGPAEVWTSRQALQDLYQKMLVTDLEYALDKKVEQDLWNHAFKNQITTLQGQAKNRANPNRSEVQANLSLFLEAASGFYTQLLQELCTVFNVDLPCRVKSSQLGIISNKQMHTSAIVKPQSSSCSYICQHCLVHLGDIARYRNQTSQAESYYRHAAQLVPSNGQPYNQLAILASSKGDHLTTIFYYCRSIAVKFPFPAASTNLQKALSKALESRDELKTKWGVSDFIKAFIKFHGHVYLSKSLEKLSPLREKLEEQFKRLLFQKAFNSQQLVHVTVINLFQLHHLRDFSNETEQHSYSQDEQLCWTQLLALFMSFLGILCKCPLQNDSQESYNAYPLPAVKVSMDWLRLRPRIFQETVVDEKQYIWPWLISLLNSFHPHEDDLSCTNATPLPEEFELQGFLALRPSFRNLDFSKGHQGITGDKEGQQRRIRQQRLISIGKWIADNQPRLIQCENEVGKLLFITEIPELILEDPSEAKENLILQETSVIESLATDGSPGLKSVLSTGRNPNNSCDTGEKPVVTFKENIKPREVNREQGRSFPPKEVRRDCSKGVTKDDAKKDSNKRRAETKRCTLGKLQETGKQSVAVQVKSQTELRKTPVSEARKTPVTQTPSQANNSQFIPIHHPGAFPPLPSRPGFPPPTYVIPPPVAFSMGSGYTFPAGVSVPGTFLQSTAHSPAGNQVQAGKQSHIPYSQQRPSGPGPMNQGPQQSQPPSQPPLTSLPAQPTAQSTSQLQVQALAQQQQSPTKVIPALGKSPPHHSGFQQYQQADASKQLWNPPQVQGPLGKIMPVKQPYYLQTQDPIKLFEPSLQPPVIQQQPLEKKMKPFPMEPYNHNPSEVKVPEFYWDSSYSMADNRAVMAQQPNMDRRSKRSPGVFRPEQDPVPRMPFEDPKSSPLLPPDLLKSLAALEEEEELIFSNPPDLYPALLGPLASLPGRSLFKSLLEKPSELMSHSSSLLSLTGFSVNQERYPNSSMFNEVYGKNLTTSSKAELNPSVASQETSLYSLFEGTPWSPSLPASSDHSTPASQSPHSSNPSSLPSSPPTHNHNSAPFSNFGPIGTPDNRDRRPADRWKTDKPAMGGFGVDYLSTTSSSESSWHQATTPSGTWTGHGPSMEDSSAVLMESLKSIWSSSMMHPGPSALEQLLMQQKQKQQRGQGAMNPPH, encoded by the exons ATTCTAAGCTGGGTCCAGCTGAGGTCTGGACGTCCAGGCAAGCTCTGCAGGACTTGTACCAGAAAATGCTAGTTACTGATCTGGAATATGCTTTAGACAAGAAAGTAGAACAGGATCT cTGGAATCATGCCTTTAAGAATCAGATCACAACACTACAAGGGCAAGCAAAGAATCGAGCAAACCCAAATCGGAGTGAAGTCCAGGCAAACCTTTCTCTATTCCTAGAGGCAGCTAGTGGCTTCTATACTCAG ttattacaGGAACTGTGTACGGTGTTCAATGTAGATTTGCCATGCCGTGTGAAGTCTTCCCAATTGGGAATTATTAGCAATAAACAGATGCACACCAGCGCCATAGTGAAGCCACAGTCTAGCTCCTGTTCCTACATTTGCCAGCACTGCCTCGTCCACCTTGGAGACATTG ctCGATACAGAAACCAGACCAGCCAGGCAGAGTCCTACTATAGGCATGCAGCTCAGCTTGTTCCCTCCAATG GTCAGCCTTACAATCAGTTGGCTATCTTAGCTTCTTCCAAAGGAGACCACCTGACCACAATTTTCTACTACTGCAGAAGCATTGCTGTGAAATTCCCTTTCCCAGCTGCCTCCACTAATCTACAAAAAGCACTTTCTAAAGCACTGGAAAG ccGGGATGAGTTGAAAACCAAGTGGGGTGTTTCTGACTTCATCAAGGCGTTTATTAAATTCCACGGTCATGTATACCTGAGTAAGAGTTTGGAAAAGTTGAGTCCTCTTCGAGAGAAGTTGGAAGAACAGTTTAAG AGGCTGCTATTCCAAAAAGCTTTCAACTCTCAGCAGTTAGTGCATGTCACTGTCATTAACCTGTTTCAACTTCATCATCTTCGTGACTTCAGCAATGAAACAGAGCAGCATAGTTACAGCCAAGATGAACAACTATGCTGGACGCAGTTACTAGCCCTCTTTA TGTCTTTTCTTGGCATCCTGTGCAAATGTCCCCTCCAGAACGATTCTCAGGAGTCCTACAATGCCTATCCCCTCCCTGCAGTCAAGGTCTCCATGGACTGGCTAAGACTCCGACCTCGAATCTTTCAGGAAACAGTAGTGGATGAAAAACAGTA CATTTGGCCCTGgctaatttctcttttaaatagttTCCATCCCCATGAAGATGATCTCTCATGTACTAATG CCACACCTCTTCCAGAGGAGTTTGAATTACAAGGATTCTTGGCTTTAAGACCTTCTTTTAG GAACTTGGATTTTTCCAAAGGCCATCAGGGTATTACAGGAGACAAAGAGGGTCAACAGAGACGAATACGACAGCAGCGTTTGATCTCTATAGGAAAATGGATTGCTGACAATCAGCCACG GCTGATTCAGTGTGAAAACGAGGTAGGGAAACTGTTATTTATCACAGAAATTCCAGAATTAATACTAGAAGACCCCAGTGAAGCCAAAGAGAATCTCATCCTACAAGAAACATCTGTGATAGAGTCACTAGCTACAGATGGGAGCCCAGGACTGAAGTCAGTGCTGTCTACGGGCCGAAATCCAAACAACAGCTgtgacacaggagagaaaccagtGGTCACCTTCAAAGAGAACATTAAGCCACGAGAAGTGAACAGAGAGCAAGGAAGAAGCTTTCCTCCCAAAGAGGTGAGAAGGGACTGTAGCAAAGGTGTAACTAAGGATGATGCAAAGAAGGACAGCAACAAGAGGAGAGCTGAGACCAAGAGATGCACCTTAGGAAAGTtacaggaaacaggaaagcagAGTGTGGCAGTGCAG GTAAAATCCCAGACAGAACTAAGAAAGACTCCAGTGTCTGAAGCCAGGAAAACACCTGTCACTCAAACTCCAAGTCAAGCGAATAATTCTCAGTTCATCCCTATTCATCACCCTGGagccttccctcctcttcccagccgACCAG GGTTCCCGCCCCCAACATATGTTATCCCCCCTCCTGTGGCATTTTCTATGGGCTCAGGTTACACCTTCCCAGCTGGTGTTTCTGTCCCAGGAACCTTTCTTCAGTCTACAGCTCACTCTCCAGCAGGAAACCAGGTGCAAGCTGGGAAACAGTCCCACATTCCTTACAGCCAGCAACGGCCCTCTGGACCAGGGCCAATGAACCAGGGACCTCAACAATCACAGCCACCTTCTCAGCCACCTCTTACATCTTTACCAGCTCAGCCAACAGCACAGTCTACAAGCCAGTTGCAGGTTCAAGCTCTAGCTCAGCAACAGCAATCCCCTACAAAAGTCATACCAGCTTTGGGGAAAAGCCCACCTCACCACTCTGGATTCCAACAG TATCAACAGGCAGATGCCTCCAAACAGCTGTGGAATCCCCCTCAGGTTCAAGGCCCACTAGGGAAAATTATGCCTGTGAAACAGCCCTACTACCTTCAGACCCAAGACCCTATAAAACTGTTTGAGCCGTCATTGCAGCCTCCTGTAATACAGCAGCAGCctctagagaaaaaaatgaagccttTCCCCATGGAGCCATATAACCACAATCCCTCAGAAGTCAAGGTCCCAGAGTTCTACTGGGATTCTTCCTACAGCATGGCTGATAACAGAGCAGTAATGGCACAGCAACCAAATATGGACCGCAGGAGCAAGCGGTCACCAGGAGTCTTCCGTCCAGAGCAGGACCCTGTGCCCAGGATGCCATTTGAG GACCCCAAGAGCTCCCCTCTGCTTCCTCCGGACCTGTTAAAGAGTCTGGCTGccttggaggaagaggaagagctgaTCTTTTCTAACCCTCCTGATCTTTACCCAGCTCTGCTGGGTCCTCTCGCCTCTCTTCCTGGACGAAGCCTCTTT aaatcCTTATTGGAGAAGCCTTCAGAGCTCATGTCACACTCATCTTCTCTCCTGTCCCTCACTGGATTCTCTGTCAATCAG GAGCGATATCCAAACAGCAGTATGTTCAATGAAGTGTATGGGAAGAACCTGACAACCAGCTCCAAGGCAGAACTGAACCCCTCAGTTGCCTCCCAGGAAACATCACTGTACTCCCTTTTTGAAGGGACCCCTTGGTCTCCATCACTTCCTGCCAGTTCAG ATCATTCAACACCAGCCAGCCAGTCTCCTCATTCCTCTAACCCAAGCAGCCTGCCCAGTTCTCCTCCAACACATAACCATAATTCTGCTCCTTTCTCTAATTTTGGACCCATTGGGACTCCAGATAACAGGGATAGGCGGCCGGCAGACCGATGGAAAACTGATAAACCAG CCATGGGTGGTTTTGGCGTTGATTATCTCTCAACAACATCATCATCTGAGAGCAGTTGGCATCAGGCTACCACTCCAAGTGGCACCTGGACAGGCCATGGCCCCTCCATGGAGGATTCCTCTGCTGTCCTCATGGAAAGCCTAAAG
- the Smg7 gene encoding protein SMG7 isoform X1, whose amino-acid sequence MFLQIVIVGENVSFKSQMRTENLKSEEHLKSSNIRQAEVLKAEMTDSKLGPAEVWTSRQALQDLYQKMLVTDLEYALDKKVEQDLWNHAFKNQITTLQGQAKNRANPNRSEVQANLSLFLEAASGFYTQLLQELCTVFNVDLPCRVKSSQLGIISNKQMHTSAIVKPQSSSCSYICQHCLVHLGDIARYRNQTSQAESYYRHAAQLVPSNGQPYNQLAILASSKGDHLTTIFYYCRSIAVKFPFPAASTNLQKALSKALESRDELKTKWGVSDFIKAFIKFHGHVYLSKSLEKLSPLREKLEEQFKRLLFQKAFNSQQLVHVTVINLFQLHHLRDFSNETEQHSYSQDEQLCWTQLLALFMSFLGILCKCPLQNDSQESYNAYPLPAVKVSMDWLRLRPRIFQETVVDEKQYIWPWLISLLNSFHPHEDDLSCTNATPLPEEFELQGFLALRPSFRNLDFSKGHQGITGDKEGQQRRIRQQRLISIGKWIADNQPRLIQCENEVGKLLFITEIPELILEDPSEAKENLILQETSVIESLATDGSPGLKSVLSTGRNPNNSCDTGEKPVVTFKENIKPREVNREQGRSFPPKEVRRDCSKGVTKDDAKKDSNKRRAETKRCTLGKLQETGKQSVAVQVKSQTELRKTPVSEARKTPVTQTPSQANNSQFIPIHHPGAFPPLPSRPGFPPPTYVIPPPVAFSMGSGYTFPAGVSVPGTFLQSTAHSPAGNQVQAGKQSHIPYSQQRPSGPGPMNQGPQQSQPPSQPPLTSLPAQPTAQSTSQLQVQALAQQQQSPTKVIPALGKSPPHHSGFQQYQQADASKQLWNPPQVQGPLGKIMPVKQPYYLQTQDPIKLFEPSLQPPVIQQQPLEKKMKPFPMEPYNHNPSEVKVPEFYWDSSYSMADNRAVMAQQPNMDRRSKRSPGVFRPEQDPVPRMPFEDPKSSPLLPPDLLKSLAALEEEEELIFSNPPDLYPALLGPLASLPGRSLFKSLLEKPSELMSHSSSLLSLTGFSVNQERYPNSSMFNEVYGKNLTTSSKAELNPSVASQETSLYSLFEGTPWSPSLPASSDHSTPASQSPHSSNPSSLPSSPPTHNHNSAPFSNFGPIGTPDNRDRRPADRWKTDKPAMGGFGVDYLSTTSSSESSWHQATTPSGTWTGHGPSMEDSSAVLMESLKSIWSSSMMHPGPSALEQLLMQQKQKQQRGQGAMNPPH is encoded by the exons ATTCTAAGCTGGGTCCAGCTGAGGTCTGGACGTCCAGGCAAGCTCTGCAGGACTTGTACCAGAAAATGCTAGTTACTGATCTGGAATATGCTTTAGACAAGAAAGTAGAACAGGATCT cTGGAATCATGCCTTTAAGAATCAGATCACAACACTACAAGGGCAAGCAAAGAATCGAGCAAACCCAAATCGGAGTGAAGTCCAGGCAAACCTTTCTCTATTCCTAGAGGCAGCTAGTGGCTTCTATACTCAG ttattacaGGAACTGTGTACGGTGTTCAATGTAGATTTGCCATGCCGTGTGAAGTCTTCCCAATTGGGAATTATTAGCAATAAACAGATGCACACCAGCGCCATAGTGAAGCCACAGTCTAGCTCCTGTTCCTACATTTGCCAGCACTGCCTCGTCCACCTTGGAGACATTG ctCGATACAGAAACCAGACCAGCCAGGCAGAGTCCTACTATAGGCATGCAGCTCAGCTTGTTCCCTCCAATG GTCAGCCTTACAATCAGTTGGCTATCTTAGCTTCTTCCAAAGGAGACCACCTGACCACAATTTTCTACTACTGCAGAAGCATTGCTGTGAAATTCCCTTTCCCAGCTGCCTCCACTAATCTACAAAAAGCACTTTCTAAAGCACTGGAAAG ccGGGATGAGTTGAAAACCAAGTGGGGTGTTTCTGACTTCATCAAGGCGTTTATTAAATTCCACGGTCATGTATACCTGAGTAAGAGTTTGGAAAAGTTGAGTCCTCTTCGAGAGAAGTTGGAAGAACAGTTTAAG AGGCTGCTATTCCAAAAAGCTTTCAACTCTCAGCAGTTAGTGCATGTCACTGTCATTAACCTGTTTCAACTTCATCATCTTCGTGACTTCAGCAATGAAACAGAGCAGCATAGTTACAGCCAAGATGAACAACTATGCTGGACGCAGTTACTAGCCCTCTTTA TGTCTTTTCTTGGCATCCTGTGCAAATGTCCCCTCCAGAACGATTCTCAGGAGTCCTACAATGCCTATCCCCTCCCTGCAGTCAAGGTCTCCATGGACTGGCTAAGACTCCGACCTCGAATCTTTCAGGAAACAGTAGTGGATGAAAAACAGTA CATTTGGCCCTGgctaatttctcttttaaatagttTCCATCCCCATGAAGATGATCTCTCATGTACTAATG CCACACCTCTTCCAGAGGAGTTTGAATTACAAGGATTCTTGGCTTTAAGACCTTCTTTTAG GAACTTGGATTTTTCCAAAGGCCATCAGGGTATTACAGGAGACAAAGAGGGTCAACAGAGACGAATACGACAGCAGCGTTTGATCTCTATAGGAAAATGGATTGCTGACAATCAGCCACG GCTGATTCAGTGTGAAAACGAGGTAGGGAAACTGTTATTTATCACAGAAATTCCAGAATTAATACTAGAAGACCCCAGTGAAGCCAAAGAGAATCTCATCCTACAAGAAACATCTGTGATAGAGTCACTAGCTACAGATGGGAGCCCAGGACTGAAGTCAGTGCTGTCTACGGGCCGAAATCCAAACAACAGCTgtgacacaggagagaaaccagtGGTCACCTTCAAAGAGAACATTAAGCCACGAGAAGTGAACAGAGAGCAAGGAAGAAGCTTTCCTCCCAAAGAGGTGAGAAGGGACTGTAGCAAAGGTGTAACTAAGGATGATGCAAAGAAGGACAGCAACAAGAGGAGAGCTGAGACCAAGAGATGCACCTTAGGAAAGTtacaggaaacaggaaagcagAGTGTGGCAGTGCAG GTAAAATCCCAGACAGAACTAAGAAAGACTCCAGTGTCTGAAGCCAGGAAAACACCTGTCACTCAAACTCCAAGTCAAGCGAATAATTCTCAGTTCATCCCTATTCATCACCCTGGagccttccctcctcttcccagccgACCAG GGTTCCCGCCCCCAACATATGTTATCCCCCCTCCTGTGGCATTTTCTATGGGCTCAGGTTACACCTTCCCAGCTGGTGTTTCTGTCCCAGGAACCTTTCTTCAGTCTACAGCTCACTCTCCAGCAGGAAACCAGGTGCAAGCTGGGAAACAGTCCCACATTCCTTACAGCCAGCAACGGCCCTCTGGACCAGGGCCAATGAACCAGGGACCTCAACAATCACAGCCACCTTCTCAGCCACCTCTTACATCTTTACCAGCTCAGCCAACAGCACAGTCTACAAGCCAGTTGCAGGTTCAAGCTCTAGCTCAGCAACAGCAATCCCCTACAAAAGTCATACCAGCTTTGGGGAAAAGCCCACCTCACCACTCTGGATTCCAACAG TATCAACAGGCAGATGCCTCCAAACAGCTGTGGAATCCCCCTCAGGTTCAAGGCCCACTAGGGAAAATTATGCCTGTGAAACAGCCCTACTACCTTCAGACCCAAGACCCTATAAAACTGTTTGAGCCGTCATTGCAGCCTCCTGTAATACAGCAGCAGCctctagagaaaaaaatgaagccttTCCCCATGGAGCCATATAACCACAATCCCTCAGAAGTCAAGGTCCCAGAGTTCTACTGGGATTCTTCCTACAGCATGGCTGATAACAGAGCAGTAATGGCACAGCAACCAAATATGGACCGCAGGAGCAAGCGGTCACCAGGAGTCTTCCGTCCAGAGCAGGACCCTGTGCCCAGGATGCCATTTGAG GACCCCAAGAGCTCCCCTCTGCTTCCTCCGGACCTGTTAAAGAGTCTGGCTGccttggaggaagaggaagagctgaTCTTTTCTAACCCTCCTGATCTTTACCCAGCTCTGCTGGGTCCTCTCGCCTCTCTTCCTGGACGAAGCCTCTTT aaatcCTTATTGGAGAAGCCTTCAGAGCTCATGTCACACTCATCTTCTCTCCTGTCCCTCACTGGATTCTCTGTCAATCAG GAGCGATATCCAAACAGCAGTATGTTCAATGAAGTGTATGGGAAGAACCTGACAACCAGCTCCAAGGCAGAACTGAACCCCTCAGTTGCCTCCCAGGAAACATCACTGTACTCCCTTTTTGAAGGGACCCCTTGGTCTCCATCACTTCCTGCCAGTTCAG ATCATTCAACACCAGCCAGCCAGTCTCCTCATTCCTCTAACCCAAGCAGCCTGCCCAGTTCTCCTCCAACACATAACCATAATTCTGCTCCTTTCTCTAATTTTGGACCCATTGGGACTCCAGATAACAGGGATAGGCGGCCGGCAGACCGATGGAAAACTGATAAACCAG CCATGGGTGGTTTTGGCGTTGATTATCTCTCAACAACATCATCATCTGAGAGCAGTTGGCATCAGGCTACCACTCCAAGTGGCACCTGGACAGGCCATGGCCCCTCCATGGAGGATTCCTCTGCTGTCCTCATGGAAAGCCTAAAG
- the Smg7 gene encoding protein SMG7 isoform X6, whose amino-acid sequence MSLQSAQYLRQAEVLKAEMTDSKLGPAEVWTSRQALQDLYQKMLVTDLEYALDKKVEQDLWNHAFKNQITTLQGQAKNRANPNRSEVQANLSLFLEAASGFYTQLLQELCTVFNVDLPCRVKSSQLGIISNKQMHTSAIVKPQSSSCSYICQHCLVHLGDIARYRNQTSQAESYYRHAAQLVPSNGQPYNQLAILASSKGDHLTTIFYYCRSIAVKFPFPAASTNLQKALSKALESRDELKTKWGVSDFIKAFIKFHGHVYLSKSLEKLSPLREKLEEQFKRLLFQKAFNSQQLVHVTVINLFQLHHLRDFSNETEQHSYSQDEQLCWTQLLALFMSFLGILCKCPLQNDSQESYNAYPLPAVKVSMDWLRLRPRIFQETVVDEKQYIWPWLISLLNSFHPHEDDLSCTNATPLPEEFELQGFLALRPSFRNLDFSKGHQGITGDKEGQQRRIRQQRLISIGKWIADNQPRLIQCENEVGKLLFITEIPELILEDPSEAKENLILQETSVIESLATDGSPGLKSVLSTGRNPNNSCDTGEKPVVTFKENIKPREVNREQGRSFPPKEVRRDCSKGVTKDDAKKDSNKRRAETKRCTLGKLQETGKQSVAVQVKSQTELRKTPVSEARKTPVTQTPSQANNSQFIPIHHPGAFPPLPSRPGFPPPTYVIPPPVAFSMGSGYTFPAGVSVPGTFLQSTAHSPAGNQVQAGKQSHIPYSQQRPSGPGPMNQGPQQSQPPSQPPLTSLPAQPTAQSTSQLQVQALAQQQQSPTKVIPALGKSPPHHSGFQQYQQADASKQLWNPPQVQGPLGKIMPVKQPYYLQTQDPIKLFEPSLQPPVIQQQPLEKKMKPFPMEPYNHNPSEVKVPEFYWDSSYSMADNRAVMAQQPNMDRRSKRSPGVFRPEQDPVPRMPFEDPKSSPLLPPDLLKSLAALEEEEELIFSNPPDLYPALLGPLASLPGRSLFKSLLEKPSELMSHSSSLLSLTGFSVNQERYPNSSMFNEVYGKNLTTSSKAELNPSVASQETSLYSLFEGTPWSPSLPASSDHSTPASQSPHSSNPSSLPSSPPTHNHNSAPFSNFGPIGTPDNRDRRPADRWKTDKPAMGGFGVDYLSTTSSSESSWHQATTPSGTWTGHGPSMEDSSAVLMESLKSIWSSSMMHPGPSALEQLLMQQKQKQQRGQGAMNPPH is encoded by the exons ATTCTAAGCTGGGTCCAGCTGAGGTCTGGACGTCCAGGCAAGCTCTGCAGGACTTGTACCAGAAAATGCTAGTTACTGATCTGGAATATGCTTTAGACAAGAAAGTAGAACAGGATCT cTGGAATCATGCCTTTAAGAATCAGATCACAACACTACAAGGGCAAGCAAAGAATCGAGCAAACCCAAATCGGAGTGAAGTCCAGGCAAACCTTTCTCTATTCCTAGAGGCAGCTAGTGGCTTCTATACTCAG ttattacaGGAACTGTGTACGGTGTTCAATGTAGATTTGCCATGCCGTGTGAAGTCTTCCCAATTGGGAATTATTAGCAATAAACAGATGCACACCAGCGCCATAGTGAAGCCACAGTCTAGCTCCTGTTCCTACATTTGCCAGCACTGCCTCGTCCACCTTGGAGACATTG ctCGATACAGAAACCAGACCAGCCAGGCAGAGTCCTACTATAGGCATGCAGCTCAGCTTGTTCCCTCCAATG GTCAGCCTTACAATCAGTTGGCTATCTTAGCTTCTTCCAAAGGAGACCACCTGACCACAATTTTCTACTACTGCAGAAGCATTGCTGTGAAATTCCCTTTCCCAGCTGCCTCCACTAATCTACAAAAAGCACTTTCTAAAGCACTGGAAAG ccGGGATGAGTTGAAAACCAAGTGGGGTGTTTCTGACTTCATCAAGGCGTTTATTAAATTCCACGGTCATGTATACCTGAGTAAGAGTTTGGAAAAGTTGAGTCCTCTTCGAGAGAAGTTGGAAGAACAGTTTAAG AGGCTGCTATTCCAAAAAGCTTTCAACTCTCAGCAGTTAGTGCATGTCACTGTCATTAACCTGTTTCAACTTCATCATCTTCGTGACTTCAGCAATGAAACAGAGCAGCATAGTTACAGCCAAGATGAACAACTATGCTGGACGCAGTTACTAGCCCTCTTTA TGTCTTTTCTTGGCATCCTGTGCAAATGTCCCCTCCAGAACGATTCTCAGGAGTCCTACAATGCCTATCCCCTCCCTGCAGTCAAGGTCTCCATGGACTGGCTAAGACTCCGACCTCGAATCTTTCAGGAAACAGTAGTGGATGAAAAACAGTA CATTTGGCCCTGgctaatttctcttttaaatagttTCCATCCCCATGAAGATGATCTCTCATGTACTAATG CCACACCTCTTCCAGAGGAGTTTGAATTACAAGGATTCTTGGCTTTAAGACCTTCTTTTAG GAACTTGGATTTTTCCAAAGGCCATCAGGGTATTACAGGAGACAAAGAGGGTCAACAGAGACGAATACGACAGCAGCGTTTGATCTCTATAGGAAAATGGATTGCTGACAATCAGCCACG GCTGATTCAGTGTGAAAACGAGGTAGGGAAACTGTTATTTATCACAGAAATTCCAGAATTAATACTAGAAGACCCCAGTGAAGCCAAAGAGAATCTCATCCTACAAGAAACATCTGTGATAGAGTCACTAGCTACAGATGGGAGCCCAGGACTGAAGTCAGTGCTGTCTACGGGCCGAAATCCAAACAACAGCTgtgacacaggagagaaaccagtGGTCACCTTCAAAGAGAACATTAAGCCACGAGAAGTGAACAGAGAGCAAGGAAGAAGCTTTCCTCCCAAAGAGGTGAGAAGGGACTGTAGCAAAGGTGTAACTAAGGATGATGCAAAGAAGGACAGCAACAAGAGGAGAGCTGAGACCAAGAGATGCACCTTAGGAAAGTtacaggaaacaggaaagcagAGTGTGGCAGTGCAG GTAAAATCCCAGACAGAACTAAGAAAGACTCCAGTGTCTGAAGCCAGGAAAACACCTGTCACTCAAACTCCAAGTCAAGCGAATAATTCTCAGTTCATCCCTATTCATCACCCTGGagccttccctcctcttcccagccgACCAG GGTTCCCGCCCCCAACATATGTTATCCCCCCTCCTGTGGCATTTTCTATGGGCTCAGGTTACACCTTCCCAGCTGGTGTTTCTGTCCCAGGAACCTTTCTTCAGTCTACAGCTCACTCTCCAGCAGGAAACCAGGTGCAAGCTGGGAAACAGTCCCACATTCCTTACAGCCAGCAACGGCCCTCTGGACCAGGGCCAATGAACCAGGGACCTCAACAATCACAGCCACCTTCTCAGCCACCTCTTACATCTTTACCAGCTCAGCCAACAGCACAGTCTACAAGCCAGTTGCAGGTTCAAGCTCTAGCTCAGCAACAGCAATCCCCTACAAAAGTCATACCAGCTTTGGGGAAAAGCCCACCTCACCACTCTGGATTCCAACAG TATCAACAGGCAGATGCCTCCAAACAGCTGTGGAATCCCCCTCAGGTTCAAGGCCCACTAGGGAAAATTATGCCTGTGAAACAGCCCTACTACCTTCAGACCCAAGACCCTATAAAACTGTTTGAGCCGTCATTGCAGCCTCCTGTAATACAGCAGCAGCctctagagaaaaaaatgaagccttTCCCCATGGAGCCATATAACCACAATCCCTCAGAAGTCAAGGTCCCAGAGTTCTACTGGGATTCTTCCTACAGCATGGCTGATAACAGAGCAGTAATGGCACAGCAACCAAATATGGACCGCAGGAGCAAGCGGTCACCAGGAGTCTTCCGTCCAGAGCAGGACCCTGTGCCCAGGATGCCATTTGAG GACCCCAAGAGCTCCCCTCTGCTTCCTCCGGACCTGTTAAAGAGTCTGGCTGccttggaggaagaggaagagctgaTCTTTTCTAACCCTCCTGATCTTTACCCAGCTCTGCTGGGTCCTCTCGCCTCTCTTCCTGGACGAAGCCTCTTT aaatcCTTATTGGAGAAGCCTTCAGAGCTCATGTCACACTCATCTTCTCTCCTGTCCCTCACTGGATTCTCTGTCAATCAG GAGCGATATCCAAACAGCAGTATGTTCAATGAAGTGTATGGGAAGAACCTGACAACCAGCTCCAAGGCAGAACTGAACCCCTCAGTTGCCTCCCAGGAAACATCACTGTACTCCCTTTTTGAAGGGACCCCTTGGTCTCCATCACTTCCTGCCAGTTCAG ATCATTCAACACCAGCCAGCCAGTCTCCTCATTCCTCTAACCCAAGCAGCCTGCCCAGTTCTCCTCCAACACATAACCATAATTCTGCTCCTTTCTCTAATTTTGGACCCATTGGGACTCCAGATAACAGGGATAGGCGGCCGGCAGACCGATGGAAAACTGATAAACCAG CCATGGGTGGTTTTGGCGTTGATTATCTCTCAACAACATCATCATCTGAGAGCAGTTGGCATCAGGCTACCACTCCAAGTGGCACCTGGACAGGCCATGGCCCCTCCATGGAGGATTCCTCTGCTGTCCTCATGGAAAGCCTAAAG